Proteins encoded in a region of the Psychromicrobium lacuslunae genome:
- the pyrF gene encoding orotidine-5'-phosphate decarboxylase has product MIEQFGQRLQAKMAVQGQLCVGIDPHPELLLKWGLGDDVVALKRFSHGILDAVADLVPVIKPQVALFERFGSAGIAVLEELLAAARAAGVLTIADAKRGDIGSTMAAYASAWLDDASPLVADAVTLSPYLGFGSLRPALELAERTGRGVFVLALTSNPEGASVQHTGATEPSGSVAAGIVREASAENARVLGQGAGWGSTGLVVGATVEDTLEALEIDLTTLRGPILAPGLGAQGATGADLRRVFGAAYPQVLATSSRGIAAAGPNQAALREATERTLADL; this is encoded by the coding sequence AGCGTTTACAAGCCAAGATGGCAGTCCAGGGGCAACTCTGTGTTGGCATTGACCCGCATCCTGAGCTGCTACTCAAATGGGGGCTGGGGGATGACGTGGTGGCGCTCAAACGCTTCTCGCACGGAATTTTGGACGCGGTGGCAGATTTAGTGCCGGTGATCAAGCCGCAGGTGGCGCTTTTTGAACGCTTCGGCTCAGCCGGAATCGCTGTGCTCGAGGAATTGCTAGCCGCCGCCCGCGCTGCCGGGGTGCTGACTATTGCCGACGCTAAGCGTGGCGATATTGGCTCGACGATGGCTGCTTACGCGAGCGCTTGGCTGGACGATGCGTCCCCGCTGGTAGCCGATGCCGTCACGCTGAGTCCGTACCTGGGATTTGGCTCGCTGCGACCGGCTCTAGAACTTGCAGAGCGTACCGGGCGGGGAGTTTTCGTGCTGGCACTCACCTCGAATCCGGAGGGTGCCAGTGTGCAGCACACCGGCGCTACTGAGCCAAGCGGTTCGGTAGCGGCGGGGATCGTTCGTGAGGCCTCGGCAGAGAATGCTAGGGTGCTCGGCCAGGGCGCTGGTTGGGGCAGCACAGGGCTCGTAGTGGGAGCGACGGTGGAAGATACGCTCGAGGCTTTGGAGATTGATCTGACCACTCTGCGCGGCCCGATTTTGGCCCCGGGGCTCGGTGCACAAGGTGCCACCGGCGCTGACTTGCGTAGGGTTTTTGGTGCCGCGTACCCGCAGGTGCTAGCCACTTCCAGCCGGGGCATCGCTGCGGCCGGACCAAACCAGGCAGCGCTACGCGAAGCGACTGAGCGAACCCTGGCAGATCTGTAG
- a CDS encoding MDR family MFS transporter codes for MTETLSHPPSPDVQRRNMQVIYLLLAATFVVFLNETIMSVALTPLMNDLKVDPNTVQWLSTAFMLTMAVVIPITGFLLQRLSTRQVFMTAMILFSLGTLLAIVAPGFSVLLIARIVQACGTAIMMPLLMTTILQLVPASSRGKTMGNISIVISVAPAIGPTIAGVILSLGSWRWMFGVVLPIALAMLAIGYRWVRNVNEPSKAPLDIASVILSAFGFSGLVYGLSQLGHTGADASPGVLVVSLTVGVVALVAFVLRQLKLQKRDDALLDLRTFRSSSFTATVVMMLVAMMALFGTIILLPIYLQKVLHVENLWVGLMLLPGGLIMGLSAPIVGRLFDKYGPRPLLVPGTILVTAVLWMLSTVNAGTSPYFILVMHILLSLGLGFTFTPLFTAGLASLEPKYYSHGSAIVGTVQQVAGAAGTALFIAVMSSQAANLSISGSSEEVATAAGIRLAFMLGAILFTANILIGFFIKKPADSVEAELPAEGVEAPIH; via the coding sequence ATGACCGAGACTCTAAGTCACCCGCCCAGTCCTGACGTACAACGTCGTAATATGCAGGTGATCTATCTGTTGCTGGCCGCAACCTTCGTGGTTTTCCTCAACGAGACGATTATGAGCGTCGCGCTCACCCCGTTGATGAATGACCTTAAGGTCGACCCGAACACCGTGCAATGGCTCTCGACTGCCTTCATGCTCACCATGGCGGTGGTGATTCCGATCACCGGCTTCCTGCTGCAGCGGCTGAGCACCCGTCAGGTCTTTATGACCGCGATGATCCTGTTCAGCCTCGGCACCCTACTGGCTATTGTGGCGCCTGGCTTCAGCGTGCTCTTGATCGCCCGGATCGTGCAGGCCTGCGGCACCGCCATTATGATGCCACTGCTGATGACCACTATTTTGCAATTGGTGCCGGCCTCGTCCCGGGGTAAGACAATGGGCAATATCAGCATCGTGATCTCAGTGGCCCCAGCTATCGGCCCGACCATTGCCGGGGTGATCCTGAGTTTGGGCTCCTGGCGTTGGATGTTTGGCGTGGTGCTTCCGATCGCTCTGGCCATGCTAGCTATTGGCTATCGCTGGGTGCGTAATGTCAACGAACCGAGCAAAGCCCCGCTGGATATTGCCTCAGTGATCCTTTCCGCCTTCGGTTTCAGCGGCCTGGTCTACGGATTGAGCCAGCTGGGACACACCGGGGCGGATGCATCACCCGGTGTGCTGGTGGTTTCGCTCACGGTGGGTGTGGTTGCCTTGGTGGCCTTCGTGCTCCGGCAGCTCAAGTTGCAAAAGCGTGACGATGCCCTGCTGGACCTGAGGACTTTCCGCAGTTCATCTTTCACCGCTACCGTGGTGATGATGCTGGTGGCCATGATGGCGCTTTTCGGCACCATTATTCTGCTGCCGATTTATCTCCAAAAAGTGCTGCATGTGGAGAATCTCTGGGTTGGCTTGATGTTGCTTCCCGGCGGCTTAATCATGGGGCTGTCCGCTCCGATTGTCGGACGACTATTCGATAAGTATGGGCCAAGGCCGTTGCTGGTCCCTGGCACTATTTTAGTGACGGCAGTGCTCTGGATGCTTTCGACGGTCAATGCCGGAACTTCTCCTTACTTCATTTTGGTGATGCACATTCTGCTCAGCCTTGGCTTGGGCTTCACTTTCACCCCACTCTTCACAGCGGGGTTGGCATCGCTGGAACCGAAGTATTATTCACACGGTTCGGCCATTGTGGGCACCGTGCAGCAGGTGGCCGGAGCAGCTGGGACCGCTCTCTTCATTGCGGTGATGAGTTCGCAAGCGGCGAATCTAAGCATTTCGGGCTCGAGTGAAGAGGTGGCCACCGCTGCCGGTATTCGCTTGGCCTTTATGCTGGGCGCGATTCTCTTTACCGCGAATATCTTGATTGGTTTCTTCATTAAGAAGCCTGCCGATAGTGTTGAGGCCGAACTGCCAGCGGAAGGTGTAGAGGCACCAATCCACTAA
- a CDS encoding maleylpyruvate isomerase family mycothiol-dependent enzyme, translating to MTTVSAEEQLASLQTSMDFLFGRLELARQLANAPVPSCPGWDIAALYRHLGSVQEWVHATLQLVGSQERPAPRTEESAPGSDPFDAFSKSAPQLLWSLEHSNPDLPSWNFGPPPRLAAFWFRRQNMEHLVHVEDLAQAMGQAAPEIPESIALDGVDEVLSVLLPQRVRAGMLEYPAAVRFEAGSASWQVGEGEPQAVLLASPSDLFLGLWRRRPLLELAEISGDSQILERLLEADLVP from the coding sequence ATGACTACTGTTTCCGCTGAAGAACAGCTCGCCTCCTTGCAGACTTCGATGGATTTCCTCTTCGGACGGCTTGAGCTGGCTCGGCAATTGGCTAACGCTCCGGTGCCATCTTGTCCGGGCTGGGATATCGCTGCGCTCTATCGCCATCTCGGCAGCGTGCAGGAATGGGTGCACGCCACCCTGCAACTCGTCGGTAGCCAAGAGCGACCCGCGCCGCGCACCGAGGAGTCCGCTCCCGGCTCAGACCCGTTCGACGCTTTCAGCAAATCCGCCCCGCAGCTACTCTGGAGCCTAGAACACAGCAATCCGGACTTGCCAAGCTGGAATTTCGGGCCACCCCCTCGGTTAGCTGCTTTTTGGTTCCGTCGGCAGAATATGGAACATCTCGTCCATGTCGAGGACCTCGCACAGGCGATGGGGCAAGCAGCTCCCGAGATCCCAGAAAGCATCGCATTGGACGGCGTGGATGAAGTGCTGAGCGTATTGCTTCCGCAGCGAGTGAGGGCCGGGATGCTGGAATATCCGGCGGCGGTGCGTTTTGAGGCTGGCTCCGCGAGCTGGCAAGTGGGTGAAGGCGAGCCGCAAGCCGTGCTGCTCGCCTCGCCGAGTGATCTCTTCCTGGGGCTCTGGCGGCGGCGTCCGCTGCTTGAACTGGCTGAGATCAGCGGTGACTCGCAGATTCTGGAACGACTGCTGGAAGCCGATCTAGTGCCCTGA
- the mihF gene encoding integration host factor, actinobacterial type — translation MSLRPLTAEERASALEKAAQARTIRAEAKNKLKAGKVTVGQLIVAADTEEALGRLKVTELLEALPGIGQVRAAAIMDQLSIANTRRLRGLGVHQRKALIELIDSSPRQAGS, via the coding sequence GTGAGTTTAAGACCTTTGACTGCGGAAGAACGAGCTTCGGCATTGGAGAAAGCTGCCCAGGCTCGTACCATCCGCGCAGAGGCAAAGAACAAACTCAAAGCAGGCAAGGTTACCGTCGGCCAGCTGATTGTTGCCGCTGACACAGAGGAAGCACTAGGACGTTTGAAAGTCACCGAATTATTAGAAGCCCTGCCCGGAATTGGCCAGGTACGTGCTGCCGCTATCATGGACCAGCTCAGCATCGCTAACACCCGGAGGCTTCGTGGTCTCGGCGTACACCAACGCAAGGCATTGATTGAGCTTATTGACTCCAGCCCCCGTCAGGCAGGTTCCTAG
- the gmk gene encoding guanylate kinase, whose product MPQPGHAGLTVLAGPTAVGKGTVSTFIRDNYPEVWLSVSATTRAPRPGEVDGVHYFFKSPEEFDQLISEGAFLEWAVVHGQNRYGTLRSTVEEAVSAGKAVLLEIDLQGARQVKAAVPDARFVFLAPPSWEELVRRLIGRGTETAEEQHRRLETAKMELAAEPEFDHTIINDSVQRAADELVSLMGLTAKPR is encoded by the coding sequence GTGCCGCAACCGGGCCATGCGGGACTGACAGTTTTAGCCGGTCCGACCGCCGTCGGCAAAGGTACCGTTTCTACTTTTATTCGAGATAACTACCCCGAAGTCTGGCTTTCCGTTTCGGCTACCACGCGGGCTCCGCGTCCCGGCGAAGTTGATGGGGTGCACTATTTCTTTAAGAGCCCTGAAGAGTTCGATCAGTTGATCTCCGAGGGGGCTTTTTTGGAGTGGGCTGTAGTGCACGGCCAGAATCGTTATGGCACTCTGCGTTCCACAGTCGAGGAAGCAGTTTCGGCCGGTAAAGCGGTGCTGCTTGAGATCGATCTGCAGGGAGCTAGGCAAGTTAAAGCAGCTGTTCCGGATGCCCGATTTGTCTTTTTAGCACCGCCGAGTTGGGAAGAATTGGTGCGCCGACTCATCGGTCGCGGCACCGAAACAGCCGAGGAGCAGCATCGTCGGCTGGAAACCGCTAAAATGGAACTTGCTGCCGAACCCGAGTTCGATCACACGATTATCAATGACAGTGTACAAAGGGCGGCAGACGAGCTCGTTTCCCTCATGGGGCTGACCGCAAAACCGCGGTGA
- the rpoZ gene encoding DNA-directed RNA polymerase subunit omega codes for MSNPAEGIINPPIDSLLEAADSKYGLVIFGAKRARQINAYYAQLHEGLFEHVGPLVDTKLNEKPLSIALREVNEGLLVAKPIESAEATEVVE; via the coding sequence GTGTCTAATCCTGCCGAAGGCATCATTAACCCGCCGATCGATTCGCTGCTTGAGGCTGCTGATTCGAAGTACGGCCTGGTCATCTTCGGTGCCAAGCGCGCACGTCAGATCAACGCCTACTACGCGCAGCTGCACGAGGGTCTTTTCGAGCACGTTGGCCCGCTGGTCGACACTAAGCTCAATGAAAAGCCGCTCTCCATCGCTTTGCGTGAGGTCAATGAGGGCCTTTTGGTAGCCAAGCCGATCGAATCTGCTGAAGCTACCGAGGTCGTTGAGTAG
- a CDS encoding bifunctional phosphopantothenoylcysteine decarboxylase/phosphopantothenate synthase, which yields MRIILGVGGGIAAYKVASLLRLFTESGHSVTVIPTEASLNFVGAATWEALSGHTVSNDVFDQVEKVNHVRLGHQADLIVVAPATADLLARAAGGHADDLLTNTLLMAHGPVLFAPAMHSEMWAHPATQANVATLRSRGVAVLEPAVGRLTGSDSGPGRLPEPEDIFAAALALVDGAGSNGAGLNSAGLNGAGLNGAAKLAGSAAKPLSTKKVVITAGGTLEPLDPVRYLGNRSSGKQGIALANSARDAGAEVVLIAAHLEVQLPEGVEIIRVETALELQAATEHAIESADVLIMAAAVADFRPDHTEQSKIKKRDDTADPVITLVRNPDILAGVVNHRNAVGGSQLIVGFAAETGDEHGDVLDYAKAKLERKGCDLLVVNQVGQGPQGGERTFGQDSNQVLILDRDGSEPLKAEGSKQAVADAVIERIVNKIAAR from the coding sequence ATGCGCATCATCCTGGGAGTAGGTGGCGGGATTGCTGCCTATAAGGTGGCGTCTCTCTTAAGGCTGTTTACCGAATCGGGTCACTCCGTGACGGTCATCCCCACTGAGGCCTCGCTCAATTTTGTCGGTGCGGCGACTTGGGAGGCGCTCTCCGGTCACACGGTGAGTAACGACGTGTTCGACCAGGTGGAGAAAGTCAATCATGTCCGGCTCGGCCATCAGGCTGATCTGATCGTAGTTGCCCCGGCGACGGCTGATCTTTTGGCCCGGGCCGCTGGCGGCCATGCCGATGACCTGCTCACTAACACCTTGCTGATGGCTCACGGACCGGTGCTGTTCGCCCCGGCCATGCACTCGGAAATGTGGGCTCATCCAGCGACTCAGGCCAATGTGGCGACGCTGCGATCTCGTGGCGTTGCCGTTCTTGAACCGGCAGTCGGACGGTTGACCGGCAGCGACTCCGGCCCGGGTCGGTTACCGGAGCCGGAGGATATTTTTGCCGCCGCGCTGGCGCTCGTGGACGGTGCCGGATCGAACGGTGCAGGGTTGAACAGTGCAGGGTTGAACGGCGCAGGGTTGAACGGCGCTGCCAAGCTGGCCGGCTCGGCAGCCAAACCGCTATCGACTAAAAAAGTTGTTATTACCGCGGGCGGCACCTTGGAACCCTTGGATCCGGTGCGTTATCTCGGCAATCGTTCTTCGGGGAAACAAGGCATCGCTTTGGCTAACTCCGCTCGTGATGCGGGAGCTGAGGTGGTGCTGATTGCGGCTCATCTGGAGGTGCAACTCCCCGAAGGTGTCGAAATCATCCGAGTAGAGACAGCGCTGGAATTACAGGCTGCAACTGAGCACGCCATCGAGTCGGCCGATGTGCTGATTATGGCGGCAGCGGTGGCAGACTTCAGACCGGACCACACCGAGCAATCGAAGATCAAAAAACGTGATGACACTGCCGATCCGGTGATCACCCTAGTGCGGAACCCCGATATTTTGGCTGGGGTCGTTAACCATCGCAATGCCGTCGGTGGCTCGCAATTGATTGTTGGCTTTGCCGCCGAGACCGGAGATGAGCACGGGGACGTATTGGACTACGCCAAGGCAAAGCTGGAACGTAAGGGCTGCGATTTACTGGTGGTGAACCAGGTAGGTCAAGGACCACAGGGCGGTGAGCGGACTTTCGGACAGGATTCTAATCAGGTACTCATCCTGGACCGTGATGGCTCCGAACCACTCAAGGCGGAAGGCAGCAAGCAGGCTGTCGCCGATGCCGTCATTGAACGAATTGTGAACAAAATAGCGGCCCGCTGA
- the metK gene encoding methionine adenosyltransferase, whose translation MTVSKESLRLFTSESVTEGHPDKICDQISDSILDALLSADPESRVAVETLATTGLVHVAGEVTTEAYVEIPQIVRETILNIGYDSSANGFDGARCGVSVSIGQQSPDIFDGVFNSLEARAGSTDSYDLQGAGDQGLMFGYASNETATFMPTPIFLAHRLSERLSEVRKSGELSYLRPDGKTQVTIGYDGDKPVSVETVVISSQHAENASLDQLREDLARVVIDPVLAASGLDISAARNILNPAGAFVVGGPVGDAGLTGRKIIVDTYGGMARHGGGAFSGKDPSKVDRSAAYAMRWVAKNVVAAGLASRAEIQIAYAIGQARPVGTYVETFGTETVDPAKISDAIREIFDLRPQAIINDLDLKRPIYAKTAAHGHFGREDADFSWERLDRVEALKSYFGA comes from the coding sequence GTGACTGTTAGCAAGGAATCTCTGCGCCTCTTTACCTCGGAATCAGTGACCGAGGGGCATCCGGACAAGATCTGTGACCAGATCAGCGACTCCATTTTGGATGCTTTGCTCAGTGCCGACCCCGAATCTCGGGTTGCGGTGGAAACCTTGGCGACCACCGGCCTGGTTCATGTTGCCGGTGAGGTGACCACCGAGGCTTATGTGGAAATCCCGCAGATTGTTCGGGAAACCATTTTGAATATTGGTTATGACTCCTCAGCGAATGGCTTCGACGGTGCCCGATGTGGAGTTTCGGTGTCGATAGGCCAGCAGTCGCCGGATATTTTCGACGGTGTTTTTAACTCTTTAGAGGCCAGGGCGGGCAGCACTGATAGCTACGATCTGCAGGGCGCTGGCGACCAAGGTTTGATGTTTGGTTACGCCTCCAACGAGACGGCAACTTTCATGCCAACGCCGATCTTCTTGGCGCACCGACTCTCAGAGCGACTTTCCGAAGTGCGCAAGAGTGGCGAGCTGAGTTACCTACGTCCGGATGGTAAGACCCAGGTCACCATCGGCTACGACGGGGATAAGCCGGTAAGCGTTGAGACCGTAGTGATCTCCAGTCAGCACGCCGAGAATGCCTCTCTAGACCAACTGCGCGAGGATCTTGCCCGAGTGGTCATTGACCCGGTATTGGCCGCTTCAGGCCTCGATATCTCTGCGGCCAGGAACATCCTGAACCCGGCGGGCGCCTTCGTGGTGGGTGGTCCGGTGGGTGATGCCGGGCTGACCGGCCGCAAGATCATCGTCGACACCTACGGCGGAATGGCTCGGCACGGCGGCGGCGCCTTCTCAGGTAAGGACCCGTCGAAAGTTGACCGTTCTGCCGCCTACGCAATGCGATGGGTAGCGAAGAACGTGGTAGCCGCAGGTCTGGCTAGTCGGGCCGAGATTCAAATCGCTTACGCGATTGGCCAGGCTCGCCCAGTCGGCACTTACGTTGAGACCTTCGGCACCGAAACGGTGGACCCCGCCAAGATTAGCGATGCTATCCGGGAGATTTTCGATCTGCGTCCGCAAGCCATTATTAATGATTTGGATCTCAAACGCCCGATCTATGCCAAGACGGCGGCTCACGGCCACTTCGGTCGGGAGGACGCTGACTTCAGCTGGGAGCGACTGGATCGAGTTGAGGCGCTGAAGTCTTACTTCGGCGCCTAA
- a CDS encoding primosomal protein N', whose amino-acid sequence MTTEALLPLPEIPEPEGALSAAQLPIARVLVDSSLPHLDRPFDYRIPAELDEQAQPGVRVKVRFAGQELAGYLLERVATASTEHRLANLSKVVSPVPVLTPEILSLAQSVAARYAGTVSDVLRVAIPPRVAKVEQSFTAAQEPTLLSVTLSADLFDGFDLARPFLEHLAAGGSPRGAFTALKGYGQLSWHRQIAQMIAVCAGSGRGAIAVVPDQRDLELLSSAVAELLGEQSFVRLTAEDGPTPRYRNFLKLLSGEVTIALGTRSAAFAPVQNLGLLCCWDDGDDLLIEKRAPYQHARDVLLLRAEQHSSALVLAGYSRSTEVQRLLATGWLQAIAPQRSVTRRLVPRVISTSDSFETERDPLAQLARLPHRAWQVAQQGLLQGPVLVQVARGGYVPALACDSCRESARCTKCAGPLGQSKAGATVQCRWCGTPEHKFVCPHCGGRKLRRTVSGAARTAEELGKAFPKVQIISSANDHVKASVPDKPALVVATVGAEPVATNGYAAALLLDGDTLMRRENLRAAEEAARRWFSAAALVRAAGDGGTVVLTAAQTEASAALVRWDPAGFAERELAERSSLALPPAVRMVAITGALLAVRNFLAQLELPEEEQGIRIVGPTLLNSFAASPGDEEYRALIFIPYGLAQQVLAELRSTKASLSASRYAAPVQVRADGIDLL is encoded by the coding sequence TTGACCACTGAAGCGCTTTTGCCGCTGCCCGAGATTCCCGAACCCGAGGGCGCCCTGTCGGCAGCTCAGCTACCGATTGCGCGGGTTCTGGTCGATTCCTCGTTGCCGCACCTGGATCGTCCCTTTGACTACCGAATTCCAGCTGAGCTGGACGAACAAGCGCAGCCCGGGGTGCGGGTCAAGGTACGCTTCGCTGGCCAGGAGCTCGCCGGATATTTGCTGGAGCGGGTAGCCACTGCCAGCACCGAACATCGACTGGCCAATCTCAGTAAAGTGGTTAGCCCGGTACCGGTACTGACCCCCGAGATTCTCAGCTTGGCGCAGAGCGTGGCGGCCCGATACGCCGGCACGGTTTCCGATGTGCTGCGGGTAGCTATTCCGCCGCGGGTCGCCAAAGTGGAGCAGAGCTTTACAGCCGCGCAAGAGCCGACGTTGCTAAGCGTTACGCTCTCCGCCGATCTCTTCGACGGCTTTGATCTAGCGCGGCCATTTCTTGAACATTTAGCCGCCGGAGGCAGCCCGCGCGGAGCATTCACCGCGCTGAAAGGCTACGGCCAATTGTCCTGGCATCGGCAAATAGCTCAAATGATAGCTGTCTGTGCTGGTAGCGGCAGGGGAGCGATAGCAGTAGTGCCGGATCAGCGCGACCTAGAATTACTGAGCAGCGCAGTTGCTGAATTACTGGGGGAGCAGAGCTTCGTTCGGCTGACCGCTGAAGATGGACCAACTCCTCGCTACCGAAATTTCTTGAAGCTACTGAGCGGCGAAGTCACCATTGCGCTGGGCACTCGTTCGGCAGCCTTCGCCCCGGTGCAAAATCTCGGCTTGTTGTGTTGCTGGGACGATGGTGATGATCTGCTGATCGAAAAACGGGCACCCTATCAGCATGCCCGCGACGTTCTGCTGCTTCGAGCCGAACAACACAGTAGTGCGCTGGTCTTGGCCGGCTATTCCCGAAGCACCGAAGTCCAACGGCTGCTGGCTACCGGCTGGCTGCAGGCCATCGCGCCACAACGATCTGTCACGCGGCGCCTTGTGCCGCGGGTGATTAGTACCAGCGATAGCTTTGAAACTGAACGCGACCCGCTCGCGCAGCTGGCCCGATTGCCACACCGGGCCTGGCAGGTTGCCCAACAGGGTTTATTACAGGGACCGGTGCTGGTCCAAGTGGCTCGGGGTGGTTATGTTCCGGCGCTAGCTTGCGATAGCTGCCGGGAGTCTGCACGCTGCACGAAGTGTGCTGGTCCGCTCGGTCAAAGCAAGGCTGGAGCAACTGTGCAATGCCGCTGGTGTGGCACACCGGAGCATAAATTCGTTTGCCCGCACTGTGGTGGCCGCAAACTACGGCGCACCGTCAGTGGTGCGGCACGTACCGCTGAGGAACTGGGCAAGGCGTTCCCCAAAGTGCAAATAATTTCCTCGGCAAACGATCACGTGAAGGCCTCGGTGCCCGATAAGCCGGCCCTGGTGGTGGCCACCGTGGGCGCCGAACCGGTGGCGACCAATGGCTACGCCGCAGCGTTGTTGTTGGACGGGGATACCTTGATGCGGCGTGAGAATTTGCGTGCCGCGGAGGAAGCGGCGCGGCGGTGGTTTTCTGCTGCGGCTTTAGTACGAGCCGCTGGTGATGGTGGCACGGTGGTGCTGACCGCAGCGCAAACCGAGGCTTCCGCCGCTTTGGTTCGTTGGGATCCGGCAGGTTTTGCCGAGCGTGAGCTAGCGGAACGAAGCTCCCTTGCTTTACCTCCCGCGGTGCGCATGGTCGCGATCACAGGTGCTTTGTTAGCGGTCAGAAATTTCCTAGCTCAGCTGGAGCTGCCCGAAGAGGAACAGGGAATTAGGATTGTCGGCCCCACTTTGCTCAATAGCTTTGCCGCGAGCCCCGGTGATGAGGAGTATCGGGCGTTGATCTTTATTCCTTATGGGCTGGCCCAACAGGTGTTGGCCGAATTGCGCTCGACCAAGGCGAGCCTCTCAGCCTCCAGGTATGCAGCGCCCGTGCAGGTTCGCGCAGACGGTATTGACCTGCTCTGA
- a CDS encoding glycosyltransferase family 4 protein, with amino-acid sequence MKIVMDARFTRTDFHDGISRYGASLIEATAKIADVTMLINDERQLKLLPEVPWVKVNSPLSPMELFISRKVNPLGPDAVFTPLQTMGSWGRKYGLILTLQDLIYYQHPEPPGFLPLPVRILWRLYHKAYWPQRVLLNRADLVATISATSQSLIEKFRLTKRPIRIIGNAPQPGKKPRDPAQKPEKSLVYMGSFMPYKNVETMIRGMAELPEFTLHLLSRITPQRQSELEELIPAGAKVVFHNGVSDAEYDQLVSTATALVTLSKAEGYGLPLVESMTLGTPVVVADTEIFREVGGDAASYVPADDSAAFAAAVAKLSEPGEWQHRSQASLARAATYSWQQSAQALLAMAEEAVELRGSKKA; translated from the coding sequence ATGAAAATTGTGATGGACGCGAGGTTCACTCGCACAGATTTCCACGACGGAATTAGTCGCTACGGTGCCAGCTTGATCGAGGCCACCGCGAAAATTGCGGACGTCACCATGCTGATCAACGATGAACGTCAACTCAAGCTGCTTCCCGAGGTTCCGTGGGTCAAGGTCAATAGCCCGCTGTCCCCGATGGAGCTCTTTATTAGCCGCAAGGTCAATCCACTCGGCCCAGACGCGGTCTTTACCCCGCTGCAGACGATGGGCTCCTGGGGGCGGAAATATGGTCTCATCTTGACCCTGCAAGATCTGATTTACTATCAGCACCCGGAACCACCGGGGTTCCTGCCACTACCGGTACGCATCCTCTGGCGGCTCTATCACAAGGCTTACTGGCCGCAACGAGTGCTACTCAACCGCGCCGACCTAGTGGCAACCATCTCTGCAACCTCACAGTCACTGATTGAGAAATTCCGGCTCACTAAAAGACCTATCAGAATTATTGGCAATGCTCCGCAACCGGGCAAGAAACCACGGGACCCCGCGCAGAAGCCGGAAAAGAGCCTGGTCTACATGGGTTCCTTCATGCCCTATAAGAACGTGGAAACCATGATCCGAGGCATGGCGGAGCTTCCCGAATTCACCTTGCACCTACTCAGCCGGATCACTCCGCAGCGCCAGTCCGAGCTTGAAGAACTGATCCCCGCTGGCGCGAAGGTAGTCTTCCACAACGGAGTGAGTGACGCCGAGTACGACCAGTTAGTCTCCACCGCTACCGCGCTAGTAACGCTCTCCAAGGCCGAGGGCTACGGGCTGCCACTTGTCGAATCGATGACCCTGGGCACCCCGGTAGTGGTAGCCGACACCGAGATCTTCCGCGAGGTAGGTGGAGATGCAGCGAGCTATGTCCCCGCCGATGACTCCGCCGCCTTTGCGGCTGCTGTCGCCAAGCTGAGCGAGCCCGGCGAGTGGCAACACCGCTCGCAGGCTTCGCTGGCACGGGCCGCTACCTACAGTTGGCAGCAGTCCGCCCAAGCACTGCTGGCAATGGCTGAAGAAGCCGTTGAGTTGCGGGGCAGCAAGAAAGCCTAA